A window of Daucus carota subsp. sativus chromosome 2, DH1 v3.0, whole genome shotgun sequence genomic DNA:
CCATAATGTACACTAGAGCTCACACCAGAACTTCCTGAAGAAATTTTTCTGCAAAAACACACAACAACAGTCAGTAGAGCACGATCAAGGCAGGAGACACAACAAAAATAGAGGAAAACTTGCCAGTATTTATTCCGATTACGCGACGACGACTCACCAAAAAATAAGAGTGCAAAAGTAAGAGATCAACAACTGATGTTCTCGTGCACAAGCCTCCACTATTATAGGCCAAGTCCAATTGCTTGGAATTCAGCCGTTGATATTTCCCTAGGCAGTCAACTGTCAAAATCACGCCATCGACGCCTGATAGGCAATCGTGGggaatatatttacatattttttcaaaattactcTAGTATTGGCCTTGTCCAATACGACGAggcatatttacatattttttcatATTGTTCGCGTTCCCCGTACTTGGCAgcatatttgtattttttaagtCGCATTCAACTCCACTCAATTCTAGTCATGACATTTGCGGGTTATTACCTACTCCTCCCATCCGCTAAAGCAAAATGGAAGGAGTATGAGGGAAATGATATGGTACCCCCGCTACAGTACTCGCTACAGTGACTGCCCCCAGCACCGTGTCCGCTACGGTACGCGAACAACACAAAACGGCCCTCATCATAACAAAGTACAAGACAAACAGGATAAAAGGTAAGCACGAATCTCAAAATGATCTCAAAAGGACACACAAAAGGTCAGTTGGTACATGAAATCAAACAAACCATGCTGGGAGGTAGGTATGGGTTCGCAGTCGCTACTGTAGCGGACAAAGCCCTATATAAAAGCCTCCCAGTTCACATTTTTTAAGTAAGTGAATTCTAACTCTCAAAAACTATACACACCTCTAGTTCACTCTCTCTCACATCTAGAGCTTTGAGCTCTCTGATACCCATACTTATCAAACATTTCgatcactgattatcacgcTGGAGACGCTTTATGGGACACACCCCCGTACGACGTTGTTGGACCCACCCGACGAGGAAAGGACCTCGGCTTCCCGGAAGAGTGTGTTGGACCCACCCGACGAGGAAAGGAGTTATCACATATCAATCAGTTTGGTGTTTATGGCCATGATGTTTTTTTACAGGAGATTTATATATGAGAAATATGTTACGGAAATTGATGCAACACAAATTTCCGACGTGCAAACATTCAACTATTGTTAAACAAACTACAAATTATAACAAAGGAACTAAAATCAGCTACATTCCTCCACTAGCTAAAGGGTAAGAATAAGAACTTGTGGACAGTGCAATAAGTATCCATAATGCAGGAATCATCATGCAAAGAATCTAATCCAGATAAGGAAAGAATCACCGGTCAGCCTCGCTCTTCTGAGATCGAACTAATATAACTTACGTTAAAGGAAAGAGTTACATGAGCAGCAGCATCAAGGAGAAGTTTTGCCCATTGAAGGAGGTACTTTTGTAGCGAAGTTTCTAAAAAATTATCAAGCAATGGCTCAACTACCCCAATCTTGTACTGCCAAGCCTGATTTTGTCCCTCTACATTGTACCGACCCCAGCAGTGATGTTAGGCAACTCAAGGCAAGTATCAATGAAATTTAAGATTGAAATTCACCACTCTCTATACAgcatatataattaaaacatgCTGTGCTGATTTTTTTCTTGTAGAATGGTTCTAATTTTGTGAGTGCATCGGCTCTTAAGTTCGAAGGCAACTGGAAAGAAAAGTAAGTGTGAGGAAGTATTTAGAGTTTACCAGTGATACtatcaaaataaatcaaatatactCATACTTCAATAATTTTGACTGCAGTACCACTTATGCCGAGTTACTAGATAGCTGCACGTTCAAAGTTAGCGGAGATTGCCGGCTTCAAGGACATAATTACATGGCACAGTTCGTGATCGGGCTGACACATCATCATACTATTGGAAGAGTGAAAATTGAAACCAGCTCTCCAAAGCAAGAGTCTGAAGAAGACTTGAGTAATCAGACATCTGAGCTTGTGAAACCACTTTTGATCGGCCTTTGTGGTGATGACCATGTCGAATATTCCCTCACTAGTGTTGAACCCCACCGGAAGATGCAGAAAGGCCTAATTGTCTATGGTGTTTCGTTTACCCTTGTGGGAATGTAATCATCTATATGTGTAGCCATGCATGAGTTTGTCAAGCTCATCATGTCATAAATGCATGTAATGGAATAAGACTAACAGCCTGCACTAGCTTGGGTTGTGCACTATATTGTGGGAAATTGAATTTGAATCCACCTTATTAGTTAAAGACTCCTCTCTTCGGCCTAATTGTGGAAGAGGGGATGATTCAAATCCATTGAAGATAACATCACTCACCTCTATAATTGTTTATACTACTGTTTTCTTGTAAATAGTCTAATAtgcataaataaaaagaaaaaaggcaTTGCACTGTGCTGGCAAGTCCACAATAATCATCCACATGCAATTAATGAGGACAAATTGGTTATAAAGAGTTCCAGGTTCAACTTTAAACGAAGAAGAATAGATCACAAGTATAGCTGAAACAGCTAAATTAGGGAAAGAATACATCACAAGTACATAAGGAACAACAACCAAACCAAGCAGAGGATTAGAGGAGAACCTTGTCGACTTGGTTCAGAAGATTCCGTTATGCCGGATGATGGGGATGGTCCAGTGAGTGAGGCTATGAATACAAGAGCTGTGGGGACGGTTCTAGTACACACTTGATTGCTAGCTTGCCAGCCTTTCCCAAGGATCTCGAGTAGACAAGAAACAGGGCGATTCCCCCAACAAGCCAAGCTGCCATGGTTTAGGCAGCCATATAGGACTTGTCACTGACTTGCCCCTTGTAAACCATTCaatccaaaaatatatattagttaaaaacGAATAAGGAATACATGCATCACACCATGAACCAATTCGGTATATGACATGAGAAAGCTCTTTTTGCTAGCCCACTAGAGTTCATtaactttaaattaatataaaattgtcATCACAATTTGTTTGTTCTCATTTTTCCGTGTTACTGTATATGTACTGAAGGAGAGGTTAATTGATACTGAATGTGGAGAGTGTGTAGAGAAGTTGTAACCGGTGATGAGTGATAGAAAATTCCTTTTTATCTGCATAGTGGCCTAACCAAACCAGGCTGAATTTCCTAAACTTGAActgaaaatttatgaaattcctTGACTTAATCCATGTTTTTAAATTTCTCATTAAAGTTAGGAGATTTTTTCATTAGAGTTGGtctgatttttgaaaaataggtAAAAAAATCTGGCCCCGGGCCTTTTCTTTTCATGGTTCCACTCGCTCCACCGTATATGCACAGTAAAATATCTGTTTACTGCTGATATTGTGTTAACAATTTTAGCTTGTACTAACTTGATTATTAATTAGCAATTGACTGTAGCCTAAGAtctgttttttttaagaaaaatatgaaGTTATAGCCCTTTATTTTTCGGACAAATCAATCACTTGTGGTTTGCATGCAAAAATTTTAATTCCGCTGTCTTCGGTCCAGAACAACTTTAATTTGCAGACTAGCAAAAATAAACTTAAGAGAGGCTCAGATTTGTGGATTATGTCACAGCGGTACTGAACTATTCGACAGAGCACCATGACCACTCGTACAGGAAAGAAAATTGATACAATATGAAAATATGGATAGATCCAACTCTATATCCGAGACAGTTTCTCTGTTGATACGTGATGTGTAATATTGCATGCACATTCAATTGACATTAgattaattttttcttaaaaaaaatgaaaattcgattagcataatttaaaattctaattgatTTTCATAATCACTCCTTCCAACATATCATCCATGTTCCCTGTTGCGCGCATTTTGTGgttcctataaaatatagttccttaacgttttattaatttttaattttttgaataaaattttaaacgtccaatttttattcaggaaaaaaaagttttacaaaaatattatggaactatattttactgTAGACtaaaaatgcgtgtcaaaaagtaatGTAAAGAACTGCCgggcggagggagtacattttttgaaatccaaaattGTAACAACCGTAAATTTTCAAGTACGTGAATAAgttgattattaaattttatgcgGTTAAAATTAACATTcacataaattatgaatttattattgGTACGTAAAATATTTAAGGgtaataaaagtttagattatatttttatgtcgGCTAGCAAATCAAGTTCAGTTACGTACATTAAAAATAATACGTGAATAGTTAGTAGACGCGAAGTTCTAATTTTACAACCcaagaataaataaatactaCGGGTTAGCCAGAGTAAATAATTTGTTATAATTATTCAATAAATTTCGAAATATTTGggaaaatattagaataattattaattatttaattaatctcgaataatttttttaaaatatttaaatgagtaGCGTTAAATGAGCCGGGACCGGAATATTCGAGATTAACCGAAACAATTTATACTTTTGCGAAACGTAACTTGGTACGCAAGAAAAGTAGAAACTTACGACCCAATTAATTAAACTTGGGGGCCAAGTTTGCTTGGTAATCAAGTAATAAAGTGATTAAAATTGAATAGTGGCCAATTAGCAATTAACTACAATTAGTGGAAGTAGTATAAATTCACAGGAAAATAAGAGAAAACCAAAAAGCTTTCTGCAAACTACAGGAGTACTTTGCAAAGCATAAAGGAGAGGACTTTGGCcttaattttctttaaaataagagaatataatATCTGGAAAAGCCAAGCcgatttataaatattagattcgGAACGACAGGCAAGTTCACAATTCCTCTCTTGACGTGAAGTTTTCGTGCCTATTGaataattttgtgaaaagtATTGATTGTGAAGATATTGTATTTTGTACCATTGTGTATCGAGAAAATATCTAACTTTCATCTGAaggctttaaaaatattattcgtATATTACTTTCTATAATTCGAGCCATCTCATTGTTCGGGAATGAGCTGATCCTATaacgataatattttgaattttcaaaacttgaagtgaatacattgcagcgatgatctcaccacaattaacttactctttttttttttttttggagatcATCTTATGCTTTGAAATCTAGTTCTTTTAATTATCCTTCACTTCTACCTTTGGGTAATCTTTGTTGAAGgggtgcattgttcgcacttcCTTGGTAAAGATGAGTAGCGATGATTGAGAAGTGTTTGTTTGGGAGAATTTCCTTGTATTTGGAGGAATCCGTTCAAGCTGGCCGGTCaacacaaatttattaaattcgtggtagagttgagaatttactatctggtaagacagatagtttagggttacaaatgttaaccgttatgctagcaaatgagaatggtaggtgtgtcttgtgcggttacgatcagactgcaaatatcacacaggagaacggtattcacgaaatggtgctgatcgagccatgtagtgttactgagaggtggaagaccagcgtttTCTTTACTTGAACTTGTGTTGTCATTTGACGATAGCTACTTTGTTGCTTTGACTTGAATTGTTTTCTATGCCTTACGTGCATATTCTGTTGATTGTTGTTTTGTTCTAcgtggacttgctgagcaatttgattgctcattcttgcatctattttattcctttttgagCAGTAAATAGTGAGTATGACACAACTCAAGAGAACCGCCCGTAAATGAGTTTTTGGCAAAGGCAACGAAAATGCGCATCACCCAAGCTGAGACTGCTATTGTTATTATAATGGTCTGAAATCAGACTTTCctttatgtaataaagttagacTCGGTAGTAATGTTGTAAGATGATAGACCCCGGACTTGTGGGGCGTCACAAAAATTGAATAACCTCGGATTTCAGAAATGAAAcaaaatgctttaaaatatCAATTCAATCACCCTTAATTCATGAAGCTACATTTGTATCAAATTCTCTTGAGTGTATGAACCTGATGTTTATGTTACGGACAGACCCAAGACATCATAGAAAAGATGATCCATAGTGATCCATATAAAATAACTCACTGATGAAGGAAAATTAAACAAACTACATAGAAGGAACATAAATCAGTTAGATTCTTCCACTTACTAAAGGGGAGGAATATAAACTTATTGGGAATGTGCATCAGTACGTAGCTATAATAAAGGAATCATCGATCAAAGAATATTATCCAGATAAGGAAAGAATCATGAATCAAGTACCTCAATGTTATGAGATTGAGCTCATGTAACTTGCTATAAATTCCATTGAGGGTGAGAGAGCACTAGCAGCGGCAATACAAGAAAGGAGGTGCATCCTAGTTTATAGAAAATTTTTTATCAAGAAATGGCTCAGCTGCAACAATCTTCTTCGTCTAAGCCTCTCGAACATTGTAATGACTCCACTCATGTTCAGCAACTCAAGGCAAGTCTTTATGGAAGTTAATAAGACTGAAATTCATACCATATATAGTCAACATATTTATAAGTTTAGGGCTCATACTAATATATGCATGCAGGAGCAGTACTAATAGAGATTAGCAGATATTACTTTTTTCACTTCAAATTGTTTTCAAGCCCCCGGCTGCCATTCCATAACTAGCATCCTAGCAATAAATTTTTTAGACAGTCTGCAGTTTCATATTCTTTGTTCCACCACTTTGTGCAAGTGAGCCCTGTGCGTACTGactgatattaatatattttgtgcTAACTTTTTCTCTCCTAAATATTTAGAACGGTGTTCTTTATCTCAAAGCTTCAAATCTAAAACTCGAAGGGAACTGGAACAAACAGTAAGTAAGAAGAAGCATTTAGGGGTCCAAAGCGTTGTAAATCATAACAATTGAACaaaatatgtacatatattcattcaaaataattttatctgCAGTGGTACTTATGCTGAGTTACTGGAGAGCAGCATATTTAAAGTCAGCGGACAATGTGGGCTGCAAGGACATATGTATGTGGGGCATGTGGTGATCGGGCTGACCCGTTGTCATGCCATGGGAAAAGTGAAAATTGAGGCCAGCTCTCCGAAGCAAGAGTCTGAAGAGGACTTGACAAGTAACAAACCAGGGATTCTGGCACGCCTTGAGATCGGCCTCTACGGTGATGAACATTTCGAGTTTTCCCTCACCAGTGCTGAACCAAGCGGGAAGATACAGAAAGGCCTCATCATATATGGCATTACCTTAACTCCGGtgaaaatttaatcaaattgaATAATGCAGCTAGCCATGAGTGTGTCAAGACCATGGCCTACACCTCTAATTTCATCGTGCCTGTAATGTAATAAATAACAGTCTGCTGAAGCTAAGCTGTTTGATGTGTTATGAATAAAAACCATGACTACCATTAGGTAGGTGGTTCAGTCTGTGTGCTGTATTATATATGCTATTGAACAATGTTTGATTTAATTTCCGCTGCTAATTTGACATCCAAATTCTACTATATATACGTACAAAAATTACCAACTAAAAGACTATAATACTAACTGCATGCATATATTAGATACGAAAAATACACGGTCGATCTCTATTAGGTTGGGATCAGAAAAATCATTCCTTTAAAGTGATTATTAATACatcgtgtgtgtatatatgattCTACCACAATTATACTCATCATACATATAAATCACATTTCCTCCAATACGTAAAATGCTTATATATAGTAGTGTAATGTTGGAATAAGAAATTGTCTAGAATTCGGTACTAAtgttaatatacataaaaattatgaaattctgTAGAATCCGGTACTGTGGGGGCATAAATTAAAGTTGCGATTTTCTTATTTCGTGACCCGAGTTGAAGCTTATTGATGTTCCATTACATGTGTTTTTTCCTTCCCTTGTGAACTATGCGATATGTATTCATATCTTCTCTGTTAGATTCTACTCAGTGTGTTTTTGCTGTTTTCTCTGTTAGATGCATTGTCTTTACAACAATTCTAGCCTTGTGGGCGCTCGCCGAACAGTACTATAATCATGAGCGGTAGGTGTCCTAATTAGAGGGTGATAAAAATGGTCAAAAATGCTAGCACCCGAAATAATTCCAATTTCATGTTTAagatatattcaatatttttcagCTAAGAGATCTAATATTCCAATTTTGTTTAGCTTTTGAACGCATCAGTAAAAGAGTtctagtttctaaaaacatctACTCTTTTAGATTTTATTAGGCCATTAAGAGTTCaaaacatctatataaagggagCCAACATCATCCATCTTCTGCATCATTTCCATCACCGAGAAGAAACTTATTTACGAAAAATGGCATCTCAACTGATAGCAAGTCACCGCGAAAATGCAGTAGTAGTGACTGACAAAGCAGCCATCAAGAAAAAAATATCAGAGGTTCTAAAAAATGCCAAGTTTCCACTAGGAGTCATGCCGGTTGATGAAGCGGTGGAACTAGGCTACAATCCCTCCTCCGGGTTCTTGTGGATTATTCGAAAAAAGAAGTTGGAACATTTTTTCAAAGGCATTAACAGGAAGGCCACATTGGATGCCGAAGTGACAGGGTTCTTAGAGGAGCGCAGAATGAAGAAGATCACAGGTATTAAGGCCAAGGAGTTGATGATTTGGGTGTCTCTTACTGATTTCCGCATTGATGATCCTGCGTCCGGGAAGATTATCTTCACCGCAACTGCTGGAATCACCAAGACGTTTCAGATCTCCGCTTTcgaggaggaggaggaagaagagGAGGTGAAGAAGGTTGAAGAAAAGGTTGCGGAGCCGGGGAAAAAAATGGAGGAGGCTAAGAAAGAGGTGGAGGTGAAAAATTAAGTTTGCATGGCGAACAAATTACTACGTACTACTAGTAGTTCTATTTCTATTTCTACTACTGTTTTTATTTGCTTTAAAGTACTCTTAGTTTCATGCATGTTTGAGGAATTAAAGCAATAATAACGATAAACAATTTTCAGATTATTGTTAATTAGAGGCGCATGCGTCTGTTCTCGTATTTCTCCTCTTAATCCCATGTTTAATGCAAATTCCAAACCGATGGTTAATTATTTGACATAAGTCAAATCAGGCAACAAGATTTAAATTTGGTATGAGTGTTAATAGGAGCAATATATGCTccacaataattttattaatcaacTTACTTTTACGTGAAACGTGATCAGCATCATCTTATAACTGACGTTTACATTTTTCAGtttctaattaaatttatatcccAGATTCGAAAAGAATTAGATTTCAAACGCAATACTAGATTAAACAAATGGCTTCCAGCGCAAAGCTTGACAAAACAAATTCCCCCTGGCCCAGAATTTGGACTTTTCTTGTTCAATCATGTAATTGTGCGTAATTGATGATAGCTTGGGCAAAATTGGTTAActtcttttattttgtatgaATGATGactcattaatttttttgaaataaattttttaatatattgaaacCTACCGTTAAGATGCATGATATaagagtttgttatttttatttttgagatgaaacaaattgtgaattatattattattagtcaAACTGTGctcttttatacattttttatattatccaACTGTTGTTAGCCAGTATAATAATTTCGTAACATAGTTCTATACAAAAATTTGGAGTTTTCCCAAATGCTAGAGCTATCAACTAAAAAATCCCCaccaacttaattttttttgtcaaatttttttaaaactttttgttTCGCTAACGACCtcaataaactttactaaaatTAAGTAGCTTATTTGACAACtagttcaaaataatataacaaaaaatataagaaaaaaatgAGACATCGGGTAAGCACATCTTCAATTGCTttcatgtttattttaatttaaatcaaatttaacaaatatcatattataaatcacAATCTGCTAATTATTCTTAACTAAAATTAGAGAGATTCTAAATAATATCTATTTAATTTCGAATatgtaatttgattattttcatGCCTAAAATTTAGGACCTAAAAAAGAAtttgatttttcatatttaaattagagGAGCcctagaaaaaaaaatgattcgAACGATTCTAGTCTAGAAGAGCTCCCGAGGttttcctttatatatataataataaaaaaatcgaatatgttaataaatattttcttctcaaagattaatatatttaaaaggaaatttaatttataattttaaattagagaAATTCTAAATAATATCGACTTAATTTCAAATatgtaatttgattattttcatgtctaaaatttaggacctaaaagaaaatttattattcatatttagTTTAGAGGAGCCCAAGAATAAAGATAAATATGATTCGACGGTTCTACTCTAGAAGAGCTCCCGAggatttttctttatatataaaaataataataataataataataataaggtaAAAGataagatattattatttattatattatatattatatattatgttaggtcctataaaatcactatataatctgatatagtgatcacaatctgtaacacagtaagacaatataagagatttgaaagcagtaaactcttatattcacaaagcttgaatggttacaaaaactctctcagtgatttataatgtatcactaagagctgctagggttctgtaaaatatactcgataactcaactcatctagagtaaccctaatctgtgtttatatagacacagttacaaaatcaatctctgatttgatatcctataaatctgctatgaattctatcaatcaaagattgctccagttttctgtttagtttccatagccagtaaatcactcctccgcttctatccttccttgaagtatatccgcttctgagctctttccacgtgtaaactctgacgagtcttgactatgtaaactctggtcagactttatcaaactctgtcagactttatcaaactctgtcagactttactaaactctgatcagcttccagattaaactctgatgattcctgttctaaaacagactttaagaatattagtaatcatcaattatatctaacaatctcccccaacttgtgcataaacaagttatgtgcaagttaacagataattgatgatgtcaaaacatttaagtcaaatgcaacagagtttaactatataacagaaaacttttaaaacttacagatactttactccttagctgcatagacaccatttgctgtctgtagataccctctgaggagttctctctcagcttcttcaagcactgtagtcatttgtctcttgatctctctcagctctggatctgaaactccagtttgataaattgcagctctgagatcataaatcttgttcttcttcaagtctctatccagcctgatattgtaagctttatcagactcttcattaaatgcaagagttctgattccacctattgtttcaatttttgctgaatttttcttcatctccaccagctgtcctttatgattgaggtatttaggaatgaaaggtccagcatttttatttcctgtaatccccatctttcttctgatttgatccttgagcaggttggagatgtgctggcatgacttgttcttcacaagaaatatgtgtgagacatatctcaattcttcccagtgtttagcatagagatctgcttcaagtactctaaacactgttccatcagacatgaagtagataagaatattatctcctctgtcattcttcaccagctggactgaatcaagcttgtccattttgtcttgcaatactccagtcttgggagcacagagagatgaggggtcatctggtcttgatcctatactctgatcaaatttctcatatttggatcccagccctcctttatctcttcctgccttacgatgagagattggttgaattgagcccttttcaaagcttatctcagtcatcagagtaggctttgcaaatccagccagtggagtagttgttggtttaaacacagcttgagctttgtcagaggttgtgtctgtctttgcatccttattaacttgagctttgtcagaggttaatatttctttttgaggttctgcaacatgagctttgtcagagattgcagcttctaatttcttttcctttacaacttgatccttgtcagaggttgtagacttcttcttttcccagcctttctccagacgttcatctactttgcttttgcccttggaagtatattcatcttcagagtatacctttttgactggtaaa
This region includes:
- the LOC108208267 gene encoding uncharacterized protein LOC108208267, which produces MAQLPQSCTAKPDFVPLHCTDPSSDVRQLKNGSNFVSASALKFEGNWKENTTYAELLDSCTFKVSGDCRLQGHNYMAQFVIGLTHHHTIGRVKIETSSPKQESEEDLSNQTSELVKPLLIGLCGDDHVEYSLTSVEPHRKMQKGLIVYGVSFTLVGM
- the LOC108208035 gene encoding uncharacterized protein LOC108208035; this translates as MAQLQQSSSSKPLEHCNDSTHVQQLKNGVLYLKASNLKLEGNWNKHGTYAELLESSIFKVSGQCGLQGHMYVGHVVIGLTRCHAMGKVKIEASSPKQESEEDLTSNKPGILARLEIGLYGDEHFEFSLTSAEPSGKIQKGLIIYGITLTPVKI
- the LOC108207046 gene encoding uncharacterized protein LOC108207046, which encodes MASQLIASHRENAVVVTDKAAIKKKISEVLKNAKFPLGVMPVDEAVELGYNPSSGFLWIIRKKKLEHFFKGINRKATLDAEVTGFLEERRMKKITGIKAKELMIWVSLTDFRIDDPASGKIIFTATAGITKTFQISAFEEEEEEEEVKKVEEKVAEPGKKMEEAKKEVEVKN